The following coding sequences are from one Paenibacillus stellifer window:
- a CDS encoding IS110 family transposase — protein MEPVIGVDVAKGFSVLQAFTRRNEPYGRAESLSHEEHGLERLGELLAELQETTKCTPVVVLEATGHYHRVLVAYLERGGWRYFIVNPLQSKRAKGTQLRKVKTDAADAWHLADMYYRGDVTPHRIWDEAFTELQHVTRQHEFVTGMFVQAKLNTRALLDQVFPGYEKVFRDLFSVTSLKVLARCLEGEPGDLHQIIENSGAGKSRSKRWVQEKAERLQEVLTHWKKQRRSSSQSVALHGMVSLLLQFSEQLSTLEKQMEKMASSLHEVELMKSIPGVGDKLAAALVAEIGDVGQFQNPKQLVAFAGLDPGIFSSGKFKATSSKITKRGSKRLRRALYLAVQCGIRGSINRKLRDYYDRKRKEGKAYKVVVIACANKLLHHIFAILSKNQPYNP, from the coding sequence ATGGAACCAGTTATAGGTGTGGATGTGGCAAAAGGGTTTAGTGTGCTTCAAGCCTTTACGAGACGAAACGAACCTTATGGAAGGGCAGAAAGCCTGTCGCATGAGGAGCACGGGCTTGAACGGTTGGGGGAGCTCCTCGCGGAGTTGCAGGAGACAACAAAATGTACTCCGGTAGTGGTTTTGGAAGCGACAGGGCACTACCACCGGGTACTGGTAGCGTATCTGGAGCGTGGCGGCTGGAGGTACTTTATCGTGAATCCGTTGCAGTCGAAACGGGCCAAAGGAACGCAACTGCGCAAGGTTAAAACAGATGCTGCAGATGCATGGCATTTAGCAGATATGTATTACCGCGGAGACGTTACACCACATCGTATATGGGACGAAGCGTTTACAGAGTTGCAGCATGTGACCCGGCAACATGAGTTTGTGACGGGGATGTTTGTGCAGGCGAAGTTAAACACCAGAGCTTTATTAGATCAGGTTTTCCCGGGGTACGAGAAGGTCTTTCGGGATCTGTTTTCGGTTACGTCTCTAAAGGTGCTGGCGCGTTGTCTGGAGGGAGAACCGGGAGATCTTCATCAGATCATCGAGAACAGTGGCGCAGGGAAGTCGCGGTCGAAACGCTGGGTTCAAGAAAAAGCCGAACGGCTCCAGGAAGTGCTGACGCATTGGAAAAAGCAGAGGAGAAGTTCTTCTCAAAGCGTTGCTTTGCACGGTATGGTTAGCTTATTGCTTCAGTTTTCGGAGCAGCTAAGTACATTGGAGAAGCAAATGGAGAAGATGGCATCCAGTCTCCACGAAGTAGAACTAATGAAGAGTATACCTGGCGTAGGAGATAAGCTTGCAGCAGCCCTTGTCGCTGAAATAGGGGACGTAGGACAGTTTCAAAACCCGAAACAACTCGTTGCTTTTGCAGGCTTAGACCCTGGCATATTCAGCTCAGGGAAGTTTAAGGCGACAAGCTCGAAGATCACGAAACGTGGTTCCAAGAGACTGCGACGTGCTTTATATTTAGCGGTACAGTGTGGGATACGCGGGAGCATCAACCGTAAGCTTCGAGATTATTACGATAGAAAAAGAAAAGAGGGCAAGGCTTACAAGGTGGTCGTGATCGCTTGCGCCAACAAGCTTCTTCATCACATATTCGCCATCCTTAGTAAGAACCAGCCCTATAACCCTTAA
- the pstA gene encoding phosphate ABC transporter permease PstA yields MGGFARSKKTARALRRDKAATIGFYTLGALVMLLIFWLLFTILGKGLPGLNIPFLLKQPEEIDPGGGIGPVLFNSFYILLISLIISIPIGVGAGIYMAEYAPDNAFTAGLRICVEALSSVPSIVFGLLGLAIFAEYFGVGLTILGGGVSLALLNLPMLARVTEEAVRAVPDELREAGYALGLTKFYVIRKIVLPVALPSIITGICLVAGRAFGESAVIILTAGLSTSGEMWDFNLLSPGETLAVHLWYVQSEAIVEDARQIADKSAAVLVIVVLLINLAFRAPIWWSNRGAGRKSRS; encoded by the coding sequence ATGGGCGGTTTTGCAAGATCGAAAAAGACGGCCCGGGCGCTTCGGCGGGACAAGGCGGCCACAATCGGCTTCTATACGCTGGGCGCTCTTGTCATGCTGCTGATATTCTGGCTCCTGTTCACGATTTTGGGCAAGGGCCTGCCGGGGCTTAACATTCCGTTCCTTCTGAAACAGCCCGAGGAGATTGATCCAGGCGGCGGTATCGGGCCGGTACTGTTCAATTCTTTCTATATTCTTCTCATCTCGCTGATCATTTCCATTCCGATCGGTGTAGGGGCAGGGATTTATATGGCGGAGTATGCACCGGATAATGCTTTCACCGCCGGTCTGCGGATTTGCGTTGAAGCGCTGTCCTCGGTTCCTTCCATCGTATTCGGCCTGCTTGGTCTGGCGATCTTTGCCGAGTATTTCGGCGTTGGTCTGACCATTCTGGGCGGCGGCGTCAGCCTGGCGCTGCTCAACCTTCCGATGCTGGCCCGAGTGACGGAGGAAGCGGTCCGTGCTGTTCCGGACGAGCTTCGCGAGGCGGGCTACGCGCTCGGTCTGACGAAATTTTATGTGATCCGTAAAATCGTTCTGCCAGTAGCGCTCCCGTCGATCATCACAGGCATTTGCCTGGTTGCCGGGCGCGCGTTCGGGGAATCGGCCGTTATTATTTTGACAGCCGGTCTCAGCACCTCCGGCGAAATGTGGGACTTTAACCTTCTCTCGCCCGGCGAGACGCTGGCTGTGCATCTGTGGTATGTGCAGTCCGAAGCAATCGTGGAGGATGCGCGTCAGATCGCCGACAAATCCGCCGCGGTGCTGGTCATCGTCGTGCTGCTGATCAATCTGGCGTTCCGCGCTCCGATCTGGTGGAGCAACCGCGGAGCAGGCCGCAAATCGAGATCCTAG